A region of Vibrio porteresiae DSM 19223 DNA encodes the following proteins:
- the tnpA gene encoding IS200/IS605 family transposase: MGDEKSLAHTRWNCKYHIVFAPKYRRQVFYGEKRRAVGEILRKLCEWKDVNILEAECCKDHVHMLLEIPPKLSVSGFMGYLKGKSSLMLYERFGDLKFKYRNREFWCRGYYVDTVGKNTSQIQSYIKHQLDQDKMGEQLSIPYSGNPFTGRKK, from the coding sequence GACGAGAAGAGCTTAGCTCACACAAGATGGAACTGTAAATATCATATAGTATTCGCACCCAAATATAGAAGGCAGGTGTTCTACGGTGAAAAACGTCGAGCAGTTGGAGAAATCTTGCGAAAGCTATGTGAATGGAAAGACGTGAATATACTCGAGGCTGAATGCTGTAAAGATCATGTTCATATGCTTTTAGAAATCCCACCGAAGTTGAGTGTTTCAGGTTTTATGGGATATTTAAAAGGTAAAAGTAGTTTGATGCTCTATGAGCGATTTGGGGATTTGAAGTTCAAATACCGAAATCGAGAATTTTGGTGCCGGGGTTATTACGTTGATACAGTCGGCAAAAATACAAGCCAGATCCAAAGTTACATCAAGCATCAATTAGATCAAGATAAAATGGGAGAGCAACTGTCGATCCCATATTCAGGTAACCCGTTTACGGGTCGCAAGAAATAG
- a CDS encoding YciI family protein, which translates to MFVVSLTYTNGIEKVNQHLEEHRQYLDEHYAKGHFIASGRKEPRTGGVILAQGMTRAELEEMITFDPFYRNQAASYEITEFVPSKTSEQLNFLQEA; encoded by the coding sequence ATGTTTGTGGTTTCTTTAACCTACACTAATGGTATTGAAAAGGTTAACCAACACCTTGAAGAGCATCGGCAGTATCTTGATGAGCACTATGCCAAAGGTCATTTTATTGCATCGGGACGTAAAGAGCCGCGTACCGGCGGGGTGATATTGGCGCAAGGAATGACGCGCGCAGAGTTAGAAGAGATGATTACGTTTGATCCTTTCTATCGTAACCAAGCGGCAAGCTATGAAATCACCGAATTTGTGCCAAGCAAAACCAGCGAACAGCTAAACTTTTTGCAAGAAGCCTAA
- a CDS encoding SDR family oxidoreductase, giving the protein MKQAKQLNFLVTGATSGIGKLLTKQLLALGANVAFCGRSSAKMDELLLDIGATESILYHDSFDATDFAHVKQFVANAHATLGSIDVLVNCAGANTARSAVADLAIADLQHLITLNTVSPFVFMQEVYNVAMKPREQGTIINVLSTVCQFANENIGAYTAAKSGFDALTQVFRKEVRPMGVKVCALYPGGVDTPFRSTERPDYLDAQSVCDAILFMATQEGVASVDELTIRPLVERNFR; this is encoded by the coding sequence ATGAAACAAGCAAAACAACTGAATTTCTTAGTAACAGGCGCAACCTCTGGGATCGGTAAATTACTGACTAAACAGCTGCTGGCGTTGGGGGCGAACGTGGCATTTTGTGGTCGCTCTTCGGCCAAAATGGATGAACTGTTACTGGACATTGGCGCAACCGAAAGCATTCTTTATCACGATAGTTTTGATGCCACCGATTTTGCTCATGTAAAACAGTTTGTTGCTAACGCACATGCCACTTTAGGCAGTATTGATGTTCTGGTTAACTGCGCTGGTGCCAATACTGCACGCAGTGCCGTCGCCGATTTGGCGATTGCGGATCTGCAACATCTCATCACCTTAAATACCGTATCCCCCTTTGTCTTTATGCAAGAGGTATACAATGTGGCGATGAAACCTCGCGAGCAAGGCACCATCATCAACGTGCTCTCTACCGTGTGCCAATTTGCTAATGAAAATATCGGTGCTTACACTGCCGCTAAATCCGGGTTTGATGCGCTCACTCAAGTCTTTCGCAAAGAAGTGCGCCCGATGGGCGTTAAAGTGTGTGCACTCTATCCCGGCGGCGTTGATACACCATTTCGCAGCACTGAGCGTCCGGACTATCTCGATGCACAAAGTGTCTGTGATGCGATTCTCTTTATGGCCACCCAAGAAGGCGTGGCAAGCGTAGACGAATTAACCATTCGCCCATTGGTAGAAAGAAACTTCCGCTAA
- the xapA gene encoding xanthosine phosphorylase has translation MSADPVNQALETIYARKPGFAPKAGFILGSGLGIIADALEDKVVIPYEELAGFPVSTVEGHSGELVLGKLFGIEVACMKGRGHYYEHRSMKVMTNAVRTFKRLGCEFMLVTNAAGSLRPDRIDVGSLVVFNDHINTMPESPMTGPNDDEYGPRFFSVANAYDKTLRAEVLDVAQQQNIHLNQGVFVSYTGPNFETAAEIRMMQIIGGDVVGMSVVPEVISAAHCGLPVLAVCAITNMAEGLSDVVLSHEQTLKCAKLAEKDFIALIHAFMRHHFNVA, from the coding sequence ATGTCTGCCGATCCAGTGAATCAAGCTCTCGAAACCATTTATGCGCGTAAGCCAGGCTTTGCGCCAAAAGCAGGTTTTATCTTAGGCTCAGGCCTTGGCATTATCGCCGATGCGCTAGAAGATAAAGTAGTCATCCCTTATGAAGAACTCGCTGGATTCCCTGTTAGCACAGTGGAAGGTCACTCTGGTGAGTTGGTGCTCGGTAAACTGTTTGGCATCGAAGTGGCTTGCATGAAAGGTCGTGGTCACTACTACGAACATCGCAGCATGAAAGTGATGACGAACGCTGTGCGTACGTTCAAGCGTTTAGGTTGTGAATTCATGTTAGTTACTAATGCTGCGGGCTCTTTGCGTCCAGACCGCATTGATGTGGGCTCATTAGTGGTATTTAACGACCACATTAATACCATGCCTGAATCACCAATGACTGGGCCAAATGATGATGAATACGGCCCACGTTTCTTCAGTGTCGCTAACGCATACGATAAAACTCTGCGTGCAGAAGTATTAGACGTTGCTCAACAGCAGAATATTCACCTCAACCAAGGTGTGTTTGTTTCCTACACTGGTCCTAACTTTGAAACCGCTGCAGAGATCCGCATGATGCAAATCATTGGTGGTGATGTGGTTGGTATGTCAGTGGTTCCTGAAGTGATTTCAGCCGCGCATTGTGGTTTACCAGTATTAGCCGTGTGTGCGATCACTAACATGGCGGAAGGTTTGAGTGATGTGGTGCTCTCTCATGAGCAGACCTTAAAATGTGCTAAGTTAGCCGAGAAAGATTTTATCGCGCTGATTCATGCCTTTATGCGCCATCACTTTAACGTTGCCTAA
- a CDS encoding LysR family transcriptional regulator — MDNATQRITLKMLRYFYQVAQTENFSLAAQQLNITKSPLSAQIRELEQLMEVELFLRDTRNVQLTPAGKQLQKECRLIFDVLDTSISRVKQRYRVDHQTINIGLMSSIFWAGFGDALYQLQQRYPATKYNLIEMSPGKQKQALEQGRIDIGLVRYADTVNVAPLTMTSLYREKMMVALPEHHLLANHKLLSLNHLTEQEFVMLSRENSSSTDWIIQRCQQSGFHPNIVQQVVEPNTLLAVISTRGILSIVPESYASLAWPHVRFIPLREVIAADICALTVQDNPLLQQTLNELKQALQ, encoded by the coding sequence ATGGATAACGCTACTCAACGCATCACGCTCAAAATGCTGCGCTACTTTTATCAGGTCGCGCAAACTGAAAATTTCAGCTTAGCAGCCCAGCAGCTCAATATCACCAAGTCACCGCTCAGCGCGCAAATTCGTGAGTTGGAGCAGCTCATGGAGGTCGAATTATTTCTGCGTGATACGCGTAACGTGCAACTGACACCCGCAGGCAAGCAACTACAAAAAGAGTGTCGTTTGATTTTTGATGTGCTCGACACCTCCATCAGTCGAGTCAAACAGCGCTATCGAGTTGACCACCAGACGATCAATATCGGTTTAATGAGTTCGATTTTCTGGGCGGGATTTGGCGATGCACTTTACCAGCTCCAACAGCGTTATCCTGCGACCAAATACAATCTGATTGAGATGTCACCAGGGAAACAGAAACAGGCGCTAGAGCAAGGACGCATTGATATTGGGTTGGTACGTTATGCCGATACGGTCAACGTTGCGCCACTTACCATGACCTCACTTTACCGCGAGAAAATGATGGTTGCCCTGCCCGAACATCACCTTTTGGCTAACCACAAATTGCTCAGCCTCAACCACCTTACTGAGCAGGAATTTGTCATGCTCAGTCGCGAAAATTCATCCTCCACCGATTGGATCATTCAGCGCTGTCAGCAGAGCGGCTTTCACCCCAATATTGTGCAGCAAGTGGTGGAGCCGAATACGCTACTGGCGGTGATTTCAACGCGTGGCATTTTGTCGATTGTGCCAGAAAGCTATGCCAGCCTTGCTTGGCCCCATGTCCGTTTTATCCCACTGCGTGAGGTGATTGCCGCTGATATTTGTGCGCTGACCGTCCAAGACAATCCACTGCTACAACAAACGCTCAATGAGCTTAAACAAGCGTTACAGTAG